In the genome of Granulibacter bethesdensis CGDNIH1, one region contains:
- a CDS encoding sulfite oxidase heme-binding subunit YedZ, whose amino-acid sequence MTERMPRQGWVPWHDRAGRFSLLRLMAFLFLMYPAAHLLKSGLYQELGAEPLKAALHETGRWTIRFLLVSLAITPLREALSWPRLLIVRRMIGVGTACYALLHLALYGVYENGRLWLICSEIGSHFYLLIGLVALCGLVVLAVTSTDSWMRRLGRRWKKLHRAVYVLVILALMHGLIQAKIDISQEAVWSGIFCALMAWRLWPRQHRGLWGVIILSLAAIPATALLEAAWYGLVRGLNWHLVLSANWPPDLATAWRMTITLGPRPAWEVAGLACLMIAAVSWRRWFVSRQQWKVARKNGG is encoded by the coding sequence GTGACGGAACGCATGCCCCGACAGGGCTGGGTGCCATGGCATGACCGTGCCGGGCGTTTTTCTTTGCTGCGCCTGATGGCTTTCCTGTTCCTGATGTATCCGGCAGCCCATCTGCTGAAGAGCGGCCTTTATCAGGAATTGGGGGCCGAGCCGTTGAAGGCGGCTCTGCATGAGACGGGGCGGTGGACGATCCGCTTCCTGCTGGTCTCGCTGGCGATCACTCCCTTGCGGGAGGCTCTATCATGGCCCCGCCTGTTGATCGTGCGGCGCATGATCGGGGTGGGAACGGCGTGTTATGCGCTCCTGCATCTGGCGCTGTATGGAGTGTATGAGAATGGACGCCTCTGGCTGATCTGCTCCGAAATTGGCAGCCATTTTTACCTGCTTATTGGGTTGGTGGCGCTGTGCGGGCTTGTCGTGCTGGCGGTGACATCCACGGATTCATGGATGCGCAGGCTGGGGCGGCGGTGGAAAAAACTGCATCGTGCCGTGTATGTGCTGGTCATACTGGCGCTGATGCATGGCCTTATTCAGGCGAAGATCGACATCTCGCAGGAGGCTGTCTGGAGCGGTATATTTTGTGCACTTATGGCATGGCGTTTATGGCCGCGTCAGCATCGAGGCTTGTGGGGCGTTATTATTCTGTCCTTGGCAGCCATTCCGGCTACGGCCCTGCTTGAAGCCGCATGGTATGGGCTGGTGCGGGGTTTGAACTGGCATCTTGTGCTAAGTGCAAACTGGCCGCCCGATCTGGCGACGGCATGGCGCATGACGATTACACTTGGCCCGCGTCCGGCTTGGGAAGTGGCGGGGCTTGCCTGCCTGATGATTGCTGCCGTCTCATGGCGCCGCTGGTTCGTCTCACGCCAACAGTGGAAGGTTGCCCGAAAGAATGGCGGATAA
- the aat gene encoding leucyl/phenylalanyl-tRNA--protein transferase, with product MSRRAFEITPELILQAYRAGLFPMAETRDGARLYWLDPEERGILPLDGFHLPRRLLRTVLGERFEVRIDSDFPAVIHGCAVPRQGRMDSWINAEIKRLFIDLHRIGHAHSVEAWQDGKLVGGLYGVVLGAVFFGESMFSTVRDASKVALTHLVARLRLGGFRLLDTQFVTTHLTQFGAMEIPREAYRQRLAACVDIRADWIATPPHALLVHAFRELAGKERNDHGP from the coding sequence ATGTCGCGACGCGCCTTCGAGATCACTCCGGAGTTGATATTACAGGCCTATCGTGCAGGCCTGTTCCCCATGGCCGAAACACGAGACGGTGCGCGTCTTTACTGGCTCGATCCTGAAGAGCGCGGCATCCTGCCACTGGACGGGTTTCATCTGCCGCGCCGTTTGTTGCGCACTGTTCTGGGCGAGCGGTTCGAGGTGCGGATCGACAGTGACTTTCCTGCCGTGATCCATGGCTGTGCGGTGCCACGGCAGGGGCGCATGGATAGCTGGATCAACGCTGAAATCAAGCGGCTTTTCATCGATCTCCATCGAATCGGTCATGCCCATTCTGTCGAGGCATGGCAGGACGGAAAGCTGGTGGGTGGTCTGTATGGTGTGGTGCTGGGCGCTGTGTTCTTCGGTGAAAGCATGTTCAGCACAGTGCGTGATGCATCGAAGGTTGCGCTGACACATCTGGTGGCCCGTTTGCGGCTGGGCGGGTTCCGGCTGCTGGATACGCAGTTTGTCACCACGCATCTGACACAGTTCGGTGCCATGGAAATCCCACGTGAGGCATACAGGCAGCGACTGGCGGCTTGCGTGGATATCCGGGCAGACTGGATCGCGACTCCGCCACACGCTTTGTTGGTTCATGCGTTCAGGGAATTGGCAGGCAAGGAAAGGAATGATCATGGCCCATGA
- the accC gene encoding acetyl-CoA carboxylase biotin carboxylase subunit: MFHKILIANRGEIALRIQRACRELGIPTVAVHSTADADAMHVRLADESVCIGPPAARDSYLNTAAILGAATITGADAIHPGYGFLSENADFAEMVEAHGLTFIGPSPSHIRMMGDKIEAKHAMASLNVPLVPGSAGVVSDMEEARAVADRVKYPVLIKAAAGGGGRGMKVAHDESELAEAWRLARTEAAAAFGNDAVYIEKYLDKPRHIELQVLADSHGNVVHLGERDCSLQRRHQKLLEEAGSPALTAEERDRIGEVVTSGLRKLGYRNAGTLEFLYQDGQFAFIEMNTRLQVEHPVTEAITGIDLVREQIRIAAGEPLGYEQSDIRFRGHAIECRINAEDPLTFMPTPGRIEAFHAPGGLGVRVDSALYSGYVVPPYYDSMVAKLIVHAPTRPEAIARMSRALEEMAVVGISTTAELHQRVLADPEFQAGEYTIHWLEKFVAGQIPAA, from the coding sequence ATGTTCCACAAAATCCTGATCGCCAATCGTGGTGAAATCGCGCTGAGAATTCAGCGCGCCTGCCGTGAACTTGGCATTCCGACCGTTGCCGTGCATTCCACCGCGGATGCCGATGCGATGCATGTCCGTCTGGCGGATGAGAGCGTCTGTATCGGCCCGCCCGCTGCTCGTGACAGCTATCTTAACACGGCGGCCATTCTGGGGGCGGCGACCATCACCGGCGCCGATGCGATTCATCCCGGCTATGGCTTCCTGTCGGAAAACGCGGACTTTGCCGAAATGGTCGAGGCGCATGGCCTGACCTTCATCGGTCCCAGCCCGTCCCATATCCGTATGATGGGCGACAAGATCGAGGCCAAGCACGCCATGGCCTCGCTCAACGTGCCGCTGGTGCCGGGTTCGGCAGGCGTCGTATCGGATATGGAGGAAGCCCGCGCCGTGGCGGATCGGGTGAAATATCCGGTTCTGATCAAGGCGGCGGCAGGTGGCGGCGGGCGCGGCATGAAAGTCGCGCATGATGAGAGCGAACTGGCTGAAGCATGGCGTCTGGCCCGCACCGAAGCCGCTGCCGCTTTCGGCAATGATGCCGTCTATATCGAAAAATACCTCGATAAACCGCGTCATATCGAATTGCAGGTTCTGGCCGATTCGCATGGCAATGTGGTCCATCTGGGTGAGCGTGACTGCTCTCTTCAGCGCCGGCATCAGAAATTGCTGGAAGAGGCCGGTTCTCCCGCCCTGACGGCGGAAGAACGTGACCGGATTGGCGAGGTCGTGACCTCCGGCCTGCGCAAGCTCGGCTATCGCAATGCGGGCACGCTGGAGTTTTTATATCAGGACGGACAATTCGCCTTCATCGAGATGAACACCCGCTTGCAGGTCGAGCATCCGGTGACGGAAGCCATCACCGGCATCGATCTGGTGCGGGAGCAGATTCGGATCGCGGCCGGGGAGCCTCTCGGTTATGAGCAGTCGGATATTCGTTTCCGGGGTCATGCGATTGAGTGCCGCATTAACGCGGAAGATCCGTTGACCTTTATGCCGACACCGGGCCGGATCGAGGCATTTCATGCGCCGGGCGGCCTGGGCGTGCGTGTGGATAGTGCGCTGTACAGCGGCTATGTGGTGCCGCCTTACTATGACAGCATGGTTGCCAAGCTGATCGTTCATGCTCCCACCCGTCCTGAAGCCATTGCACGCATGAGCCGTGCGCTGGAGGAAATGGCCGTGGTGGGGATCAGCACGACGGCTGAATTGCATCAGCGCGTTCTGGCTGATCCCGAATTTCAGGCCGGTGAATACACCATTCACTGGCTGGAGAAATTTGTAGCGGGACAGATTCCGGCGGCTTGA
- the accB gene encoding acetyl-CoA carboxylase biotin carboxyl carrier protein gives MSRVLFDAEAIRTLATILADTGLTEIEIIDNESRIRVARTPAPVTYIGGAPALAAPAVAAAPVSQVQAAPVAQEAVSAVDDAKHPGAVLSPMVGIAYLCPEPGAPSFISVGQPVTAGQTLLLIEAMKTFNQIKAAKAGTVSKILVGNGAPVEYGEPLVIIE, from the coding sequence ATGAGCCGCGTTCTGTTCGACGCGGAGGCCATCCGCACCCTGGCGACAATCCTTGCGGATACAGGCCTGACGGAAATCGAGATCATCGATAACGAAAGCCGTATCCGTGTTGCGCGGACCCCGGCCCCGGTCACCTATATCGGTGGTGCCCCTGCCCTGGCGGCGCCGGCGGTAGCAGCGGCACCGGTCTCGCAGGTGCAGGCGGCTCCTGTGGCGCAGGAAGCTGTCTCCGCCGTGGATGATGCGAAACATCCCGGTGCGGTGCTCAGCCCCATGGTCGGTATTGCCTATCTGTGCCCGGAACCGGGCGCGCCTTCTTTCATCTCTGTCGGTCAGCCGGTGACTGCCGGGCAAACCCTGTTGTTGATTGAGGCGATGAAGACTTTCAATCAGATCAAGGCCGCGAAAGCGGGCACGGTCTCGAAAATTCTCGTCGGCAATGGTGCGCCGGTCGAGTATGGCGAGCCGCTTGTGATCATTGAGTGA
- the aroQ gene encoding type II 3-dehydroquinate dehydratase: MTRPLIAVLNGPNLNMLGVRQPEMYGSVTLDDVEALCAETAEELGLAVDFRQTNGEGELISWVQECRGRAAGIVINPAGYTHTSVALMDALLAVDLPVVEVHISNIHRRETFRRRSYVSQAADGIICGLGVRGYALALRAMADLLDEQTDLPDDHSDRDQAFHPYEGEEGA, from the coding sequence ATGACCAGACCTTTGATTGCCGTCCTGAACGGCCCGAATCTGAATATGCTCGGCGTGCGTCAGCCGGAGATGTATGGCTCCGTGACGCTTGATGATGTCGAGGCGCTGTGCGCCGAAACGGCGGAGGAGCTTGGGCTTGCCGTTGATTTCAGGCAGACCAATGGCGAGGGTGAGCTGATTTCCTGGGTGCAGGAATGCCGTGGCCGTGCCGCCGGCATCGTGATCAATCCGGCTGGCTATACCCATACTTCTGTTGCCCTGATGGATGCGCTGCTTGCGGTGGATCTGCCGGTGGTGGAGGTGCATATCAGCAATATTCACCGGCGCGAGACGTTCCGCCGCCGGTCTTACGTCAGCCAGGCGGCTGACGGCATTATCTGTGGTCTCGGCGTGCGCGGATATGCCCTGGCGTTGCGCGCCATGGCGGACCTGCTGGACGAACAGACCGATCTGCCCGATGATCATTCCGATCGGGATCAAGCTTTTCACCCTTATGAAGGAGAAGAGGGCGCATGA
- the thiS gene encoding sulfur carrier protein ThiS translates to MTDGAFITVNGLSHALSRPTTVAALLEEIGLDRVKIAVERNESIVPRSLYEQTLLDDGDVLEIVHFIGGG, encoded by the coding sequence ATGACGGATGGCGCTTTCATCACCGTCAATGGTCTGTCGCATGCCCTTTCACGCCCGACCACTGTTGCGGCATTGCTGGAAGAGATCGGGCTGGACCGCGTCAAAATCGCGGTAGAGCGCAATGAAAGCATCGTACCGCGCTCGCTCTATGAACAGACCCTGCTGGATGATGGCGACGTGCTGGAAATCGTTCATTTCATCGGCGGCGGCTGA
- a CDS encoding thiazole synthase yields MTTVSPTHASGFAASGVEAGCDDRWSVAGRHFTSRLIVGTGRYKDLPETAAAIAASGAEIVTVAVRRVNLSDPSAPMLQDYVSPRDYTYLPNTAGCHTAKDAVRTLRLAREAGGWNLVKLEVLGPPPHLYPDMAATMEAAAALIEDGFEVMVYCADDPVAAKRLEEMGCVAIMPLGAPIGSGLGLQNPAILSLIIEQAKVPVLVDAGIGTASDAAVAMQIGCDAVLLNSAIAHAGNPVLMAQAMKHAVQAGRLAHLAGRMPRRMGADPSSPLTGLIS; encoded by the coding sequence ATGACGACGGTTTCACCGACACATGCCTCCGGCTTTGCCGCATCAGGTGTGGAGGCCGGATGCGATGATCGCTGGAGCGTAGCCGGGCGACATTTCACATCCCGCCTGATCGTCGGCACCGGTCGCTACAAGGATCTGCCGGAAACTGCCGCCGCCATTGCCGCATCGGGGGCCGAGATCGTCACCGTCGCCGTCAGACGGGTGAATCTGTCCGATCCCTCCGCACCGATGCTCCAGGATTACGTCAGCCCGCGCGACTATACCTATCTGCCCAACACCGCAGGCTGCCATACGGCGAAAGACGCGGTGAGAACCCTGCGTCTGGCCCGCGAGGCAGGCGGATGGAATCTGGTCAAGCTTGAAGTGCTGGGCCCACCCCCGCATCTCTATCCCGATATGGCCGCAACCATGGAAGCCGCTGCCGCCCTGATTGAGGATGGATTCGAGGTCATGGTCTATTGTGCCGACGATCCCGTCGCCGCGAAACGGCTGGAGGAAATGGGGTGCGTGGCGATCATGCCGCTCGGCGCACCGATCGGCTCCGGGCTGGGATTACAGAATCCGGCCATACTGTCCCTGATCATCGAACAGGCGAAAGTGCCCGTGCTGGTGGATGCGGGAATCGGCACCGCCAGCGATGCCGCCGTGGCCATGCAGATCGGCTGTGATGCGGTTTTGCTGAACAGCGCCATTGCCCATGCCGGGAATCCGGTGCTGATGGCACAGGCCATGAAACATGCCGTGCAGGCGGGGCGTCTGGCGCATCTGGCCGGACGTATGCCCCGCCGAATGGGGGCGGACCCGTCCTCCCCCCTGACCGGGCTGATTTCCTGA
- a CDS encoding DUF3297 family protein: MADTLPDRLSTNPDSPYFNAPLLERGVGIRFNGEEKNNVDEYCVSEGWVRVIVGKALDRKGHPMTIKLQGKVEPYIREADAEAE; the protein is encoded by the coding sequence ATGGCCGATACCCTTCCCGACCGGCTGTCCACCAATCCGGACAGCCCCTATTTCAACGCCCCTTTGCTGGAACGCGGTGTCGGCATCCGGTTCAATGGCGAAGAGAAAAACAATGTCGATGAATACTGCGTCAGCGAAGGCTGGGTGCGTGTGATCGTCGGCAAGGCTCTGGACCGCAAGGGTCACCCGATGACCATCAAGCTGCAAGGCAAGGTGGAGCCTTACATCCGTGAGGCGGATGCAGAGGCCGAATAA
- a CDS encoding alpha/beta fold hydrolase, with amino-acid sequence MQVPFSRLNALVPASGLFRLADGTALPYRAWMPADMPKDGPWAVVLALHGMNDSRDAWEYPAPVLAAAGIAVIAPDQRGFGASPSRGYWSGGEAMAQDAAAMLRQLRQRYPHSRIFAMGESMGGAVLMLTATLPDAPAVDGYILSAPAVWGRSKMNIALRSTLWLALHTIPGARLGPGPVRVKASDNRTALLRLGHDPLTIHKTRVDVIGGVVDLMDQALESAPYVKGPALFLYGAHDELVPNRAMRTAWAALAPRVGSREEREDKRNVRLAYYPDAYHLLFRDQRRDLPLQDVIAWMMAIAGGRSDLPLPSGADHEAIGRLRAAQGR; translated from the coding sequence ATGCAGGTGCCTTTTTCACGGTTAAATGCTCTGGTTCCGGCGTCCGGTCTGTTCAGGCTGGCAGATGGAACCGCCTTGCCATATCGCGCATGGATGCCGGCCGACATGCCGAAGGATGGTCCCTGGGCAGTGGTGCTGGCCCTGCACGGAATGAACGATTCCCGTGATGCATGGGAGTATCCCGCCCCTGTTCTGGCGGCAGCGGGTATTGCCGTGATCGCGCCGGATCAGCGCGGCTTCGGCGCATCGCCCTCCCGCGGTTACTGGTCGGGCGGGGAGGCTATGGCGCAGGATGCCGCCGCCATGCTGCGTCAGCTGCGTCAGCGTTATCCGCACAGTCGTATTTTTGCGATGGGCGAAAGCATGGGGGGCGCGGTGCTGATGCTGACTGCAACACTGCCTGATGCTCCGGCGGTTGACGGCTATATTCTCTCTGCTCCGGCTGTGTGGGGGCGTAGCAAAATGAATATCGCCCTGCGCAGCACGCTCTGGTTGGCGCTGCATACGATTCCCGGGGCACGGCTTGGTCCAGGACCGGTGCGGGTCAAGGCGAGCGATAACAGAACCGCCCTGCTCCGGCTGGGGCATGATCCGTTGACCATTCATAAAACGCGCGTCGATGTGATTGGCGGGGTGGTCGATCTGATGGATCAGGCGCTGGAATCGGCACCGTATGTAAAAGGGCCGGCCCTGTTTCTCTATGGCGCCCATGACGAACTGGTGCCGAACCGGGCCATGCGCACCGCCTGGGCGGCTCTGGCACCACGGGTGGGGTCAAGAGAAGAGAGAGAAGACAAGCGGAACGTGCGCCTGGCCTATTACCCGGATGCTTATCACCTGCTGTTCCGTGATCAGCGGCGAGACCTTCCCCTGCAAGATGTCATCGCATGGATGATGGCCATTGCCGGTGGAAGAAGCGACCTGCCACTGCCGTCAGGAGCAGACCACGAGGCAATAGGGCGGTTGCGTGCGGCGCAAGGCAGATGA
- a CDS encoding zinc-finger domain-containing protein, whose protein sequence is MTTQPTNHASVSAERGEPTPVAPAGLNAPASETILVDSHVVSCDGGNAPLGHPRVWLRIAGQRVMCPYCSRLYVLTADAPAVAAH, encoded by the coding sequence ATGACCACACAGCCCACAAACCATGCCTCCGTCTCTGCGGAACGGGGGGAGCCAACCCCGGTGGCGCCTGCCGGGCTGAATGCTCCGGCCAGCGAAACCATTCTGGTCGACAGCCATGTGGTTTCCTGCGATGGCGGGAATGCGCCTCTGGGGCACCCGCGCGTGTGGCTGCGGATCGCCGGGCAACGGGTCATGTGCCCTTATTGCTCCCGCCTCTATGTGCTGACGGCCGATGCCCCTGCCGTAGCAGCCCACTGA
- the polA gene encoding DNA polymerase I, producing MSTSPTPDAALPDSTHLILIDGSGFIFRAFHALPPMTRPDGTPVNAVFGFTNMLARFLKDHVGTHLAVIFDAGRTTFRNRLYPAYKAHRPEPPPELIPQFALIREATAAFGVPAIELADWEADDLIASYARAAVTRGGRVTIVSSDKDLMQLIQPGVEMQDPIKQKTIGPAEVMEKFGVTPEKMIDVQALMGDSVDNVPGVPGIGPKTAAQLINEYGDLDGVLAALETMKPSKRRDNLVAHAEDARISRQLVALSQDAPLPVPITDLSVRQPDAAVLQDWLNAQGFRSTAARLGLETGGSTSPASPAASRTAAAALAAASPLPPSSAPFGPYETVTTVEALEPWLTEARKAGLFAMDTETDGLDAQQCRLVGISLAIAPGKACYIPLDHQTTLDQPVRQPAIAEIAAALNPILADPTVLKIFQNGKFDLAVLRRHQMPVIAPIDDTMLISYAQEAGAHGHGMDELSVLHLGHSPISYDQVTGTGRNRLPFPQVPIDKATAYAAEDADVTLRLWHALRPRLRETKSLTVYEQMERPLVPVLCAMEAAGIRVDEAELRRMSADFALRMADMETEIHQLAGRPFNLASPKQLGEVLFDEIGLTGSKRSKTGAWGTDAATLQAIADESGHALPARILDWRQLAKLKSTYADALVEDVNPRTGRVHTSFQMAITTTGRLSSNEPNLQNIPIRTEEGSRIRRAFIADPGHVLISADYSQIELRLLAHVADIPQLKDSFANGEDIHARTASEVFGVPMQGMDSLTRRRAKAINFGIIYGISAFGLARSLAISPGEARQYIDAYFARYPGIRDYMERTKEEARINGFVVTPFGRRCWVPGIADRNPARRGYAERQAINAPLQGGAADIIKRAMVRLPAVLADNSFQTRMLLQVHDELLFEAPEAEAEAVARLVTTTMQDAARISVPLVVETGIGTNWGEAH from the coding sequence GTGAGCACCTCCCCGACGCCGGACGCAGCGCTTCCGGACAGCACCCATCTGATTCTGATCGACGGATCGGGATTCATTTTCCGCGCCTTCCACGCCTTGCCGCCGATGACCAGACCGGATGGAACACCGGTCAATGCCGTCTTCGGCTTTACCAACATGCTGGCGCGGTTTCTGAAAGATCACGTCGGCACGCATCTGGCGGTGATTTTCGATGCCGGGCGGACCACTTTCCGCAATCGGCTCTATCCGGCCTACAAGGCGCATCGTCCGGAGCCACCGCCGGAGCTGATCCCGCAATTCGCGCTGATACGGGAGGCTACGGCCGCCTTCGGCGTCCCTGCGATCGAACTGGCCGACTGGGAAGCGGATGACCTGATCGCCTCCTATGCCCGTGCTGCGGTCACACGGGGCGGGCGTGTCACCATCGTCTCCTCCGACAAGGATCTGATGCAGCTGATCCAGCCGGGCGTGGAGATGCAGGATCCGATCAAACAAAAAACCATCGGCCCCGCCGAGGTGATGGAAAAATTCGGCGTGACGCCGGAGAAAATGATCGACGTGCAGGCATTGATGGGGGACAGCGTCGATAATGTTCCGGGTGTTCCCGGGATTGGCCCCAAAACCGCTGCCCAGCTGATCAATGAGTATGGCGATCTCGACGGTGTTCTGGCTGCGCTGGAGACAATGAAGCCCAGCAAACGCCGGGACAATCTCGTTGCCCATGCCGAGGATGCGCGGATTTCCCGTCAACTGGTGGCACTGAGTCAGGATGCCCCGCTACCAGTGCCGATCACCGATCTGAGTGTTCGTCAGCCGGATGCTGCCGTTCTGCAGGACTGGCTGAATGCGCAGGGGTTCCGCAGCACCGCGGCAAGGCTCGGGCTTGAGACAGGCGGCAGCACTTCCCCCGCCTCTCCCGCTGCCAGCAGAACTGCGGCTGCCGCACTGGCAGCAGCCTCCCCCCTCCCCCCTTCCTCCGCGCCGTTCGGCCCTTATGAAACCGTCACGACCGTCGAAGCGCTGGAGCCATGGCTGACGGAAGCACGGAAAGCCGGGCTGTTCGCCATGGATACCGAAACCGACGGGCTGGATGCACAACAATGCAGGCTTGTTGGCATTTCGCTCGCCATTGCGCCGGGAAAGGCCTGCTATATCCCGCTCGATCACCAGACTACGCTGGATCAGCCGGTGCGCCAGCCGGCCATTGCGGAGATTGCCGCTGCGCTCAACCCGATTCTGGCCGATCCGACAGTTCTGAAAATCTTCCAGAACGGCAAGTTCGATCTGGCCGTGCTGCGCCGTCATCAGATGCCGGTCATCGCCCCGATCGACGACACCATGCTGATTTCCTATGCTCAGGAAGCCGGTGCGCACGGGCATGGCATGGACGAGCTTTCCGTCCTGCATCTGGGACACAGCCCGATTTCCTATGATCAGGTGACCGGCACCGGGCGTAACCGTCTGCCCTTCCCGCAAGTTCCCATCGACAAGGCCACCGCCTATGCCGCCGAGGATGCCGATGTCACGCTGCGTCTGTGGCATGCGCTGCGGCCCCGCCTGCGCGAGACTAAATCCCTGACCGTCTATGAGCAGATGGAGCGGCCGTTAGTGCCGGTGCTCTGCGCCATGGAAGCAGCCGGCATTCGGGTCGATGAAGCCGAATTACGGCGTATGTCGGCAGATTTCGCCCTGCGCATGGCAGACATGGAAACGGAAATTCATCAGTTGGCAGGCCGCCCGTTCAACCTCGCCAGCCCGAAACAGCTGGGAGAGGTGCTGTTCGACGAAATCGGCCTGACCGGCAGCAAGCGATCCAAAACCGGCGCATGGGGCACGGATGCGGCCACGTTGCAGGCGATTGCGGATGAAAGCGGTCATGCCCTGCCTGCCCGTATCTTGGACTGGCGCCAACTGGCCAAACTGAAATCCACCTATGCCGATGCGCTGGTGGAGGATGTCAATCCACGGACCGGGCGGGTTCATACCTCGTTCCAGATGGCGATCACCACCACGGGGCGTCTGTCCTCCAACGAGCCGAATCTGCAAAATATCCCGATCCGCACGGAGGAAGGCAGCCGCATCCGGCGGGCTTTCATCGCCGATCCCGGCCATGTGCTGATCAGCGCCGATTACAGCCAGATCGAACTGCGTCTGCTGGCGCATGTCGCCGATATTCCGCAGTTGAAGGACAGCTTCGCCAACGGCGAGGATATTCATGCCCGCACCGCCAGCGAAGTGTTCGGCGTGCCGATGCAGGGCATGGATTCCCTGACCCGCAGACGGGCGAAGGCGATCAATTTCGGCATTATTTACGGCATCAGCGCCTTTGGTCTGGCACGGTCGCTGGCCATTTCTCCGGGCGAGGCGCGTCAGTATATCGATGCTTATTTCGCCCGCTATCCCGGCATCCGGGACTACATGGAACGGACCAAGGAAGAAGCACGAATCAACGGTTTCGTGGTCACACCCTTCGGACGCCGCTGCTGGGTGCCGGGCATTGCCGACCGCAACCCGGCAAGGCGCGGTTATGCGGAACGGCAGGCGATCAATGCCCCGCTTCAGGGTGGCGCCGCGGATATCATCAAACGCGCCATGGTCCGGCTGCCTGCCGTGCTGGCTGACAACAGTTTTCAGACCCGCATGCTGCTTCAGGTGCATGACGAATTGCTGTTCGAGGCCCCGGAGGCCGAAGCCGAAGCTGTTGCCCGTCTGGTCACCACGACCATGCAGGATGCTGCCCGGATTTCAGTGCCGTTGGTGGTGGAAACCGGGATCGGGACCAACTGGGGCGAGGCTCACTGA
- a CDS encoding pirin family protein, whose translation MIEKRPFAGLGHANHGWLNATHHFSFAHYYDPARMGWGALRVWNDDEIAADSGFPMHPHANMEIITYVREGAITHRDSLGNHGRTEAGDVQVMSAGSGIRHSEHNRESGRTRLFQIWIEPATEGGTPSWGQRPFPREQREGRFTILASGIAGDDALPIRANARVLAATVGAGQTLMLDADPERHLYLVPATGRISVNGVQVDARDGLAITQEERLEITGLEQAELVLVDSE comes from the coding sequence ATGATCGAGAAAAGGCCATTTGCCGGGCTGGGCCACGCCAATCATGGCTGGCTGAACGCAACGCATCATTTTTCGTTCGCGCATTACTATGACCCGGCCCGGATGGGCTGGGGTGCGCTGCGCGTCTGGAACGATGACGAGATTGCGGCGGATTCCGGTTTTCCCATGCATCCTCACGCCAATATGGAAATCATTACCTATGTGCGGGAGGGGGCGATCACGCATCGTGATTCGCTGGGGAATCATGGAAGGACCGAGGCCGGGGATGTGCAGGTCATGTCCGCCGGCTCAGGGATCCGTCACTCCGAGCATAATCGGGAGAGCGGCAGGACCCGGCTGTTCCAGATATGGATCGAGCCTGCCACGGAAGGTGGCACGCCCTCATGGGGGCAGCGCCCGTTTCCAAGGGAGCAGCGGGAAGGCCGGTTTACGATCCTCGCCAGCGGCATAGCGGGAGATGACGCCTTGCCGATCCGGGCCAATGCGCGCGTGCTGGCGGCAACGGTAGGTGCCGGACAGACCCTGATGCTGGATGCCGATCCGGAGCGGCATCTGTATCTGGTGCCAGCAACCGGCCGGATCAGTGTGAACGGCGTGCAAGTCGATGCCCGTGATGGTCTGGCGATCACGCAGGAAGAACGGCTGGAGATTACCGGACTCGAACAGGCCGAGCTTGTGCTGGTCGATTCCGAATAA